A region from the Citrobacter koseri ATCC BAA-895 genome encodes:
- a CDS encoding DUF1456 family protein, translating to MLSNDILRSVRYILKANNNDLVRILALGNAEATAEQIAVWLRKEEEEGFQRCPDIILSAFLNGLIYEKRGKDESAPALEPERRVNNNIVLKKLRIAFSLKTDDILAILTEQKFRVSMPEITAMMRAPEHKNFRECGDQFLRYFLRGLAARQHEKKA from the coding sequence ATGCTGAGTAACGATATTCTGCGTAGCGTGCGCTACATCCTGAAAGCAAACAATAACGATCTGGTGCGCATTCTGGCGCTGGGTAATGCCGAAGCCACTGCGGAACAGATTGCTGTCTGGTTGCGTAAAGAAGAGGAAGAGGGCTTTCAACGTTGCCCGGATATCATCCTCTCTGCTTTCCTGAATGGGCTGATTTACGAAAAGCGTGGTAAAGATGAATCCGCGCCAGCGCTGGAGCCGGAGCGCCGCGTTAACAATAATATTGTGCTGAAAAAGCTGCGTATCGCGTTCTCGCTGAAAACCGACGATATTCTTGCGATTCTGACGGAGCAAAAATTCCGCGTCTCGATGCCGGAAATCACGGCGATGATGCGTGCCCCGGAGCATAAAAACTTCCGCGAGTGCGGCGATCAGTTCTTGCGTTATTTCCTGCGCGGGCTGGCGGCGCGTCAGCACGAGAAGAAAGCGTAA
- a CDS encoding protein YohO, with protein sequence MRAAKIGVITLFLLMAIGGIGGVMLAGYTFILRAG encoded by the coding sequence ATGCGCGCAGCTAAAATCGGTGTGATTACCCTCTTCCTGCTGATGGCTATCGGCGGTATCGGCGGCGTGATGCTCGCTGGCTATACGTTTATTTTACGTGCCGGTTAA
- the yehD gene encoding fimbrial protein YehD yields MKRSIIAASVLSAIFMSAGVFAADADYGELIITGKVVGTTCKFVGDATAKIDMNQVGVDRLNILNAGGVYDGYSNSTITPLKVECTGDNAPRITFSRSQFDSSHTSVTRNTASNNGAGFSVYYDGTKVNADNGISLDKSDDGKYELSFSARYANLAGQNNVTAGEVSSSLTLTVVTD; encoded by the coding sequence ATGAAACGTTCAATTATTGCTGCCTCCGTATTGTCTGCTATTTTTATGAGTGCCGGGGTTTTTGCGGCGGATGCAGATTATGGTGAACTGATTATTACGGGTAAAGTTGTTGGCACAACATGTAAATTTGTTGGTGATGCAACTGCAAAGATTGATATGAACCAGGTGGGGGTGGACCGTTTAAATATACTGAATGCTGGCGGCGTTTATGATGGATATTCTAACTCCACTATCACGCCGTTGAAAGTTGAGTGTACGGGTGATAATGCACCTCGTATTACCTTCTCCCGTTCACAGTTTGATAGTTCACATACCTCTGTTACACGAAATACTGCATCAAACAATGGCGCTGGTTTCTCTGTCTATTATGACGGGACTAAGGTTAATGCAGATAATGGTATTTCCCTGGATAAAAGTGATGATGGGAAATATGAGCTTAGCTTCTCAGCGCGTTATGCTAATCTGGCTGGACAAAATAATGTAACTGCGGGTGAGGTGAGTTCCTCTTTGACGCTGACGGTAGTAACTGATTAA
- the metG gene encoding methionine--tRNA ligase: MTQVAKKILVTCALPYANGSIHLGHMLEHIQADVWVRYQRMRGHQVNFICADDAHGTPIMLKAQQLGITPEQMIGEMSQEHQTDFAGFNISYDNYHSTHSEENRELSELIYTRLKENGFIKNRTISQLYDPEKGMFLPDRFVKGTCPKCKSPDQYGDNCEVCGATYSPTELIEPKSVVSGATPVMRDSEHFFFDLPSFSEMLQAWTRSGALQEQVANKMQEWFESGLQQWDISRDAPYFGFEIPNAPGKFFYVWLDAPIGYMGSFKNLCNKRGDLTSFDDYWKKDSDAELYHFIGKDIVYFHSLFWPAMLEGSGFRKPTNLFVHGYVTVNGAKMSKSRGTFIKASTWLNHFDADSLRYYYTAKLSSRIDDIDLNLEDFVQRVNADIVNKVVNLASRNAGFINKRFDGVLAAELADPALYKTFTDAAAVIGEAWESREFGKAIREIMALADMANRYVDEQAPWVVAKQEGRDADLQAICSMGINLFRVLMTYLKPVLPTLSERVEAFLNTELSWDAIAQPLLGHKVNAFKALYNRIDMKQVDALVEASKEEVKAAAAPVTGPLADDPIQETITFDDFAKVDLRVALIENAEFVEGSDKLLRLTLDLGGEKRNVFSGIRSAYPDPQALIGRHTVMVANLAPRKMRFGISEGMVMAAGPGGKDIFLLSPDDGAKPGQQVK; encoded by the coding sequence ATGACTCAAGTCGCGAAGAAAATTCTGGTAACGTGCGCGCTGCCGTACGCCAACGGCTCCATCCACCTCGGCCATATGCTGGAGCACATCCAGGCTGATGTCTGGGTCCGTTACCAGCGAATGCGCGGCCACCAGGTCAACTTCATCTGCGCGGACGACGCACACGGCACCCCTATCATGCTGAAAGCACAGCAGTTGGGGATTACGCCAGAGCAGATGATTGGTGAAATGAGTCAGGAGCATCAGACTGATTTCGCAGGCTTTAACATCAGCTATGACAACTACCACTCAACGCACAGCGAAGAGAACCGCGAGCTGTCCGAGCTGATTTACACCCGCCTGAAAGAGAACGGTTTCATTAAGAACCGCACCATCTCTCAGCTCTACGATCCAGAAAAAGGCATGTTCCTGCCGGATCGTTTTGTAAAAGGCACCTGCCCGAAATGTAAGTCTCCAGATCAGTACGGCGATAACTGCGAAGTGTGCGGCGCGACCTATAGCCCGACCGAGCTTATCGAGCCGAAATCCGTGGTTTCCGGCGCTACGCCGGTGATGCGCGACTCTGAGCACTTCTTCTTTGACCTGCCCTCTTTCAGCGAAATGTTGCAGGCGTGGACCCGCAGCGGCGCGTTGCAGGAGCAGGTGGCGAACAAAATGCAGGAGTGGTTTGAATCCGGCCTGCAACAGTGGGATATCTCCCGTGACGCGCCATACTTCGGTTTTGAAATCCCGAATGCGCCGGGCAAATTTTTCTACGTCTGGCTGGATGCGCCGATCGGCTACATGGGTTCATTCAAGAATCTGTGCAACAAGCGCGGCGATCTGACCAGCTTTGACGACTACTGGAAGAAAGATTCTGACGCCGAGCTGTACCATTTCATCGGTAAAGATATCGTCTACTTCCACAGCCTGTTCTGGCCAGCCATGCTGGAAGGCAGCGGTTTCCGCAAACCGACCAACCTGTTCGTTCACGGCTATGTAACGGTGAACGGCGCGAAGATGTCTAAATCGCGCGGCACCTTTATTAAGGCCAGCACCTGGCTGAACCATTTTGACGCCGACAGCCTGCGCTATTACTACACGGCGAAGCTCTCTTCCCGCATCGATGACATCGACCTGAATCTGGAAGACTTCGTGCAGCGCGTCAACGCGGATATCGTCAACAAGGTCGTCAACCTGGCTTCCCGTAATGCGGGCTTTATCAACAAGCGTTTCGATGGCGTACTGGCTGCTGAACTGGCCGATCCCGCGCTGTACAAAACCTTCACCGACGCAGCAGCGGTCATCGGCGAAGCGTGGGAAAGCCGCGAATTCGGTAAAGCGATCCGTGAAATTATGGCGCTGGCGGACATGGCTAACCGCTATGTTGATGAACAGGCGCCGTGGGTTGTCGCGAAACAGGAAGGCCGCGATGCCGACCTGCAAGCGATCTGCTCGATGGGCATCAACCTGTTCCGCGTGCTGATGACGTACCTGAAGCCGGTTCTGCCAACGCTGAGCGAACGTGTGGAAGCGTTCCTGAACACCGAGCTGAGCTGGGATGCAATCGCACAACCGCTGCTGGGCCACAAGGTTAACGCCTTCAAAGCGCTGTATAACCGCATCGACATGAAACAGGTCGATGCGCTGGTTGAAGCCTCGAAAGAAGAGGTGAAAGCGGCGGCGGCGCCAGTTACCGGCCCGCTGGCAGACGACCCGATTCAGGAAACCATTACCTTTGACGATTTCGCTAAGGTCGATCTGCGCGTGGCGCTGATTGAAAACGCTGAGTTCGTTGAGGGTTCTGACAAACTGCTGCGTCTGACGCTGGATCTGGGCGGCGAAAAGCGCAACGTCTTCTCCGGCATCCGTTCCGCGTACCCTGACCCGCAGGCGCTGATTGGTCGCCATACGGTGATGGTCGCCAACCTGGCCCCGCGTAAAATGCGCTTCGGCATCTCTGAAGGGATGGTGATGGCTGCCGGTCCTGGCGGGAAAGATATCTTCCTGTTAAGCCCGGATGACGGTGCGAAGCCAGGCCAGCAGGTGAAATAA
- the mlrA gene encoding HTH-type transcriptional regulator MlrA, whose protein sequence is MALYTIGEVALLCDINPVTLRAWQRRYGLLKPQRTDGGHRLFNDADIDRIREIKRWIDNGVQVSKVKVLLSNDNIDVQNGWREQQETLLHYLQSNNLHSLRLWIKERGQDYPAQTLTTHLFTPLRRRLQCQQPTLQALLGILDGILINYIAICLASARKKQGKDALVVGWNIHDTTRLWLEGWVASQQGWRVDVLAHSLNQLRPELFDGRTLLIWCGETQTPAQQQQLNAWRAQGHDIYPLGL, encoded by the coding sequence ATGGCGCTTTACACAATAGGTGAAGTGGCTTTGCTTTGTGATATCAACCCTGTCACGTTACGTGCGTGGCAGAGGCGTTACGGATTATTAAAGCCCCAGCGAACAGACGGGGGGCACCGCCTGTTTAATGACGCCGATATCGACAGGATTCGGGAGATTAAACGCTGGATTGATAACGGCGTGCAGGTCAGTAAGGTCAAAGTGCTGCTCAGCAACGATAACATCGATGTACAAAACGGCTGGCGCGAACAGCAGGAGACGCTGCTGCACTATTTGCAAAGCAACAATCTGCATAGCCTCAGGCTATGGATTAAAGAACGTGGGCAGGATTACCCCGCCCAGACGCTCACCACGCACCTGTTTACTCCTCTGCGACGACGCTTACAGTGCCAGCAACCCACTCTCCAGGCGCTGCTCGGCATCCTTGACGGCATCTTGATCAATTACATTGCGATTTGTCTTGCCTCCGCGCGCAAAAAACAGGGGAAAGACGCGCTGGTGGTCGGCTGGAATATTCACGATACCACCCGGCTGTGGCTGGAAGGCTGGGTCGCCAGCCAGCAAGGATGGCGCGTCGATGTGCTGGCTCACTCGCTGAACCAGCTTCGCCCGGAGCTGTTTGACGGCAGGACGCTGCTTATCTGGTGCGGCGAGACGCAAACGCCCGCGCAGCAGCAGCAACTCAATGCCTGGCGCGCGCAGGGGCACGATATTTACCCGCTGGGCCTGTAG
- a CDS encoding ABC transporter permease, translated as MKRLSDPLFWLIVAFLALLAGLPYSQAVFGALFPQLPRPVYQQESFMALALAHFWLVGVSSLIAVAVGVGAGIAVTRSWGAEFRPLVETIAAVGQTFPPVAVLAIAVPVMGFGQEPAIIALILYGVLPILQATLAGLGAIPASVMSVARGMGMSRGQQLWKVELPLAAPVILAGIRTSVIINIGTATIASTVGASTLGTPIIIGLSGFNTAYVIQGALLVALAAIIVDRLFERLVLRLNRHVK; from the coding sequence GTGAAACGACTGTCTGATCCGCTGTTCTGGCTTATTGTCGCTTTTCTGGCGCTGCTTGCGGGGCTGCCGTACAGCCAGGCGGTGTTTGGCGCGCTGTTTCCACAGTTACCACGACCGGTTTACCAGCAAGAAAGCTTTATGGCGCTGGCGCTGGCCCATTTCTGGCTGGTGGGCGTGTCAAGCCTGATTGCTGTGGCGGTTGGCGTCGGGGCGGGGATTGCGGTCACTCGCTCATGGGGGGCAGAGTTTCGCCCGCTGGTGGAAACCATCGCCGCCGTCGGGCAGACCTTTCCGCCGGTCGCGGTGCTGGCGATAGCCGTTCCGGTGATGGGGTTTGGTCAGGAGCCAGCCATTATCGCGCTGATCCTCTACGGGGTTTTGCCGATATTGCAGGCTACGCTCGCCGGGCTGGGGGCGATTCCCGCCAGCGTCATGAGCGTGGCGCGCGGGATGGGGATGAGCCGGGGACAGCAGCTGTGGAAAGTCGAGCTGCCGCTGGCCGCGCCGGTGATTCTGGCGGGGATTCGCACCTCGGTAATCATCAATATTGGGACTGCGACGATCGCCTCGACGGTGGGCGCCAGCACGCTCGGCACGCCGATTATCATCGGGCTGAGCGGCTTTAACACCGCCTATGTGATTCAGGGGGCTTTACTGGTCGCGCTGGCGGCGATCATTGTCGATCGCCTGTTCGAGCGTCTGGTGCTGCGCCTTAACCGGCACGTAAAATAA
- a CDS encoding YehE family protein, with amino-acid sequence MKNPLLMGIIVLAYGMSSPVFASDTATLTISGSVTTPTCHADVVDTQLQQRCGNNTYLANAGETASMPVRGVVTEVITLPGGSARQIVLNRYD; translated from the coding sequence ATGAAGAATCCTTTGCTGATGGGAATTATAGTTCTGGCTTATGGAATGAGTTCTCCTGTTTTTGCTTCTGATACCGCGACGCTCACGATTAGCGGAAGCGTCACGACCCCAACCTGTCACGCTGACGTTGTGGATACTCAGTTGCAACAGCGTTGCGGTAATAACACCTATCTGGCAAACGCAGGAGAAACGGCTTCAATGCCGGTCAGAGGCGTTGTAACGGAAGTTATCACTCTGCCTGGAGGCTCTGCTCGCCAGATAGTCTTAAACCGCTACGACTAA
- a CDS encoding sensor histidine kinase — protein MYEFNLVLLLLQQMCVFLVIAWLMSKTRLFIPLMQVTVRLPHKFLCYIVFSIFCIMGTWFGLHIEDSIANTRAIGAVMGGLLGGPVVGGLVGLTGGLHRYSMGGMTALSCMISTIVEGLLGGLVHSVLIRRGRTDKVFSPLTAGAITFVAELVQMLIILLIARPFEDALHLVSSIAAPMMVTNTVGAALFMRILLDKRAMFEKYTSAFSATALKVAASTEGILRQGFNEVNSMKVAQVLYQELDIGAVAITDRDKLLAFTGIGDDHHLPGKPISSSYTLKAIETGEVVYADGNEVPYRCSLHPQCKLGSTLVIPLRGENQRVMGTIKLYEAKNRLFSSINRTLGEGIAQLLSAQILAGQYERQKALLTQSEIKLLHAQVNPHFLFNALNTIKAVVRRDSEQASQLVQYLSTFFRKNLKRPSEIVTLADEIEHVNAYLQIEKARFQARLQVNLNVPEELSHQQLPAFTLQPIVENAIKHGTSQLLGTGEVSITARQDGQHLMLDIEDNAGLYQPTTNASGLGMNLVDKRLRERFGDDYGINVACEPDLFTRITLRLPLEENA, from the coding sequence ATGTACGAGTTTAATCTGGTGTTGCTGCTGCTTCAGCAGATGTGCGTGTTTCTGGTCATTGCGTGGTTAATGAGTAAAACACGTTTATTCATCCCGTTAATGCAGGTTACCGTTCGCCTGCCGCATAAATTTCTCTGTTATATCGTCTTCTCTATTTTCTGCATTATGGGCACCTGGTTTGGGTTGCACATCGAAGATTCCATTGCCAATACCCGTGCGATTGGCGCCGTGATGGGCGGCTTGCTGGGCGGGCCTGTGGTCGGCGGCCTGGTCGGACTCACCGGCGGTTTACACCGTTATTCGATGGGCGGGATGACGGCGCTGAGCTGCATGATCTCCACCATTGTTGAAGGGTTGTTAGGCGGCCTGGTGCATAGCGTGCTGATCCGTCGCGGGCGCACCGATAAAGTTTTCAGCCCGTTAACGGCCGGGGCGATTACCTTCGTCGCTGAACTGGTGCAAATGCTGATCATTTTGTTGATCGCCCGACCTTTTGAAGATGCATTGCATCTGGTAAGCAGTATTGCCGCGCCCATGATGGTGACTAACACCGTCGGAGCGGCGCTGTTTATGCGCATTTTGCTCGACAAACGCGCGATGTTTGAAAAATACACCTCGGCGTTTTCCGCCACCGCGCTGAAAGTGGCGGCCTCCACGGAGGGTATCCTTCGTCAGGGCTTTAACGAAGTGAACAGCATGAAGGTGGCCCAGGTGTTGTATCAGGAACTGGACATCGGCGCAGTGGCGATCACCGATCGCGATAAACTGCTGGCGTTTACCGGCATTGGCGACGATCACCACCTGCCGGGGAAACCTATTTCATCAAGCTACACGCTGAAAGCGATTGAGACCGGTGAGGTGGTGTATGCCGATGGTAACGAAGTGCCTTACCGCTGCTCGTTGCATCCGCAGTGCAAATTAGGCTCAACGCTGGTGATTCCGCTGCGCGGCGAAAACCAACGCGTGATGGGCACCATCAAACTGTATGAAGCCAAAAACCGGCTCTTTAGCTCCATCAACCGAACGCTGGGCGAGGGGATTGCGCAACTGCTGTCGGCGCAGATTCTGGCCGGGCAGTATGAACGCCAGAAAGCGCTGCTCACACAGTCGGAAATTAAACTTTTGCATGCGCAGGTGAATCCTCATTTTCTGTTTAACGCGCTTAACACCATTAAAGCGGTGGTGCGCCGCGACAGCGAACAGGCCAGCCAACTGGTGCAGTATCTCTCGACCTTCTTTCGCAAGAACTTAAAACGCCCCTCGGAGATTGTGACCCTTGCCGATGAAATTGAGCATGTGAATGCCTATTTGCAAATTGAGAAGGCGCGCTTCCAGGCGCGGTTGCAGGTGAATTTAAACGTGCCGGAGGAACTTTCGCACCAGCAACTGCCTGCGTTCACTCTGCAACCGATTGTGGAAAACGCCATTAAGCACGGCACGTCGCAACTGCTTGGCACTGGCGAAGTCTCCATTACGGCCAGACAGGACGGGCAGCACCTGATGCTGGACATTGAGGATAACGCCGGATTGTACCAGCCCACGACCAATGCCAGCGGCCTGGGGATGAACCTGGTGGATAAACGGCTGCGCGAACGCTTTGGCGATGATTACGGCATCAACGTGGCCTGCGAACCCGATCTCTTTACCCGGATAACCTTACGACTTCCCCTGGAGGAAAACGCATGA
- the apbC gene encoding iron-sulfur cluster carrier protein ApbC, with protein sequence MNAQSQAKSPETLRAMVAGTLANFQHPTLKHNLTTLKALHHVAWLDDTLHVELVMPFVWHSAFEVLKEQCSADLLRITGAKAIDWKLSHNIATLKRVKNQPGINGVKNIIAVSSGKGGVGKSSTAVNLALALAAEGAKVGILDADIYGPSIPTMLGAENQRPTSPDGTHMAPIMSHGLATNSIGYLVTDDNAMVWRGPMASKALMQMLQETLWPDLDYLVLDMPPGTGDIQLTLAQNIPVTGAVVVTTPQDIALIDAKKGIVMFEKVEVPVLGIVENMSMHICSNCGHHEPIFGTGGAQKLAEQYRTQLLGQMPLHISLREDLDRGTPTVISRPDSEFTAIYRELAGRVAAQLYWQGEVIPGEIAFRAV encoded by the coding sequence ATGAACGCACAATCCCAGGCTAAATCACCAGAGACCCTGCGCGCGATGGTCGCCGGGACGCTGGCGAATTTTCAGCACCCAACCCTGAAGCATAACCTGACGACGTTGAAAGCGTTGCACCATGTCGCTTGGCTGGATGACACGCTGCACGTTGAGCTGGTCATGCCGTTTGTCTGGCACAGCGCGTTTGAGGTGTTAAAAGAGCAATGCAGCGCCGATTTACTGCGGATTACGGGCGCGAAAGCCATTGACTGGAAGCTGTCGCATAACATCGCGACGCTGAAGCGCGTTAAAAATCAGCCAGGCATTAACGGCGTGAAGAACATTATCGCCGTCAGTTCCGGTAAAGGCGGCGTGGGAAAATCGTCTACCGCTGTTAACCTGGCGTTAGCGCTGGCGGCGGAAGGGGCGAAAGTCGGTATTCTGGATGCTGATATCTACGGCCCGTCTATCCCGACCATGCTGGGGGCTGAGAATCAGCGTCCAACTTCGCCGGACGGCACCCATATGGCGCCGATTATGTCTCACGGTCTGGCGACCAACTCCATCGGTTATCTGGTGACGGATGACAATGCGATGGTATGGCGCGGCCCGATGGCCAGCAAAGCGCTGATGCAGATGTTGCAGGAAACGTTGTGGCCGGATCTGGATTACCTGGTACTGGATATGCCGCCGGGAACCGGTGACATTCAATTGACGTTGGCGCAGAACATTCCGGTGACAGGCGCGGTTGTCGTTACCACGCCGCAGGACATCGCGCTTATTGACGCCAAAAAAGGCATTGTGATGTTCGAGAAGGTCGAAGTACCGGTGCTCGGGATTGTTGAAAACATGAGTATGCATATCTGTAGCAACTGCGGTCACCATGAGCCAATTTTTGGCACCGGCGGCGCACAGAAACTGGCCGAGCAGTACCGTACTCAACTGCTGGGGCAGATGCCGTTGCATATCAGCCTGCGTGAAGATCTCGATCGCGGAACGCCGACGGTAATCAGCCGTCCCGACAGTGAGTTTACCGCGATATACCGCGAGCTGGCAGGGCGCGTTGCGGCGCAACTGTACTGGCAGGGTGAGGTTATTCCCGGAGAAATAGCTTTCCGCGCGGTTTAA
- the btsR gene encoding two-component system response regulator BtsR, with protein MIKVLIVDDEPLARENLRILLQEQSDIEIVGECSNAVEAIGAVHKLHPDVLFLDIQMPRISGLEMVGMLDPEHRPYIVFLTAFDEYAIKAFEEHAFDYLLKPIEEKRLEKTLARLRQERNMQDVSVLPENQQALKFIPCTGHSRIYLLQMDDVAFVSSRMSGVYVTSSEGKEGFTELTLRTLESRTPLLRCHRQYLVNMAQLQEIRLEDNGQAELILRNGLTVPVSRRYLKSLKEAIGL; from the coding sequence ATGATTAAAGTGCTGATTGTGGATGATGAGCCGTTAGCGCGGGAAAATCTGCGGATTCTGTTACAGGAACAAAGTGATATTGAGATTGTGGGTGAGTGCTCGAATGCGGTAGAGGCGATTGGCGCGGTGCATAAGCTGCACCCGGACGTGCTGTTTCTCGACATCCAGATGCCGCGCATCAGCGGGCTGGAAATGGTCGGGATGCTCGATCCAGAACATCGACCGTACATTGTTTTTCTGACCGCTTTTGACGAATACGCCATTAAAGCGTTTGAAGAGCACGCTTTTGACTATCTGCTTAAGCCCATTGAAGAGAAGCGGCTGGAGAAAACGTTGGCGCGTCTGCGACAGGAACGAAACATGCAGGACGTTTCGGTACTGCCGGAAAATCAACAAGCGTTGAAATTCATTCCCTGCACCGGACACAGCCGTATTTATCTGTTGCAAATGGATGACGTGGCGTTTGTCAGCAGCCGGATGAGCGGCGTGTACGTAACCAGCAGCGAGGGGAAGGAAGGGTTTACCGAATTGACGCTGCGAACGCTGGAGAGCCGCACGCCGTTATTGCGCTGCCATCGTCAGTATCTGGTGAATATGGCGCAGTTGCAGGAAATTCGGCTGGAGGATAATGGTCAGGCCGAGCTGATTTTGCGCAACGGTTTAACGGTTCCTGTCAGCCGTCGCTACCTGAAAAGTTTAAAAGAGGCGATTGGGCTGTAA
- a CDS encoding fimbrial assembly chaperone, whose protein sequence is MRKIMALLLAGAVMPAWAGIYIYGTRIIYPAQKKEITVQLMNEGTRSALVQSWIDDGDTSLPPEKIQVPFVLSPPVARVIAGSGQQLKIKLLENRLPGDRESLFFLNVLDIPPNSAETEGKNVIKFAMQNRVKFIYRPQGISSVDKNSFSRLRISKSYNGINIKNNSANWITIPEIVGKTKINKETYVLAPWSDKLVSTSVGVNHYTVTLIDDHGNYLSEKVKTDR, encoded by the coding sequence ATGAGAAAGATAATGGCATTATTGTTGGCTGGTGCTGTAATGCCTGCGTGGGCAGGTATTTATATTTACGGCACACGGATTATTTATCCAGCCCAGAAAAAAGAAATTACTGTACAGTTAATGAATGAAGGTACGCGTAGCGCGTTGGTGCAGTCATGGATTGATGACGGCGACACCAGTTTGCCGCCTGAAAAAATTCAGGTGCCATTTGTTCTGTCACCGCCAGTCGCCCGAGTGATTGCGGGTTCTGGCCAACAACTGAAGATTAAATTACTTGAGAATAGATTGCCGGGTGATCGTGAAAGTCTGTTCTTTCTCAATGTGTTGGATATCCCGCCAAATTCAGCAGAAACGGAAGGGAAAAATGTAATCAAATTTGCGATGCAAAACCGTGTGAAGTTTATCTACCGTCCACAAGGAATTTCTTCTGTAGATAAAAATAGCTTTTCTCGTCTGCGGATTAGTAAATCATACAACGGCATAAATATCAAAAATAATTCAGCAAACTGGATTACCATCCCTGAAATTGTTGGAAAAACCAAAATTAATAAAGAAACTTATGTGCTTGCACCCTGGTCAGATAAATTAGTAAGCACTTCTGTTGGCGTTAATCATTATACTGTCACACTTATTGATGATCATGGTAATTATTTGAGTGAGAAAGTAAAAACGGATAGATAG